The Neisseria sicca genome includes a window with the following:
- a CDS encoding gamma-butyrobetaine hydroxylase-like domain-containing protein — MTVNENNLIPTEIRLSKDRASLTLRYDADEKPLSAEFLRVYSPSAEVRGHGVGQEVLQTGKASVTVADLEPVGNYALKITFSDGHNSGLYDWAYLHKLAHNYDALWADYLRRMELTGASRIPSPDDLNAEPKSGHTCGSGGCGGRH; from the coding sequence ATGACCGTGAACGAAAACAACCTCATTCCGACGGAAATCCGTTTGTCGAAAGACCGTGCATCGTTGACGCTGCGTTACGATGCTGATGAAAAACCACTTTCCGCAGAGTTTTTGCGTGTTTATTCGCCCAGTGCGGAAGTGCGCGGACACGGCGTAGGGCAGGAGGTTTTACAAACCGGAAAGGCAAGCGTTACCGTTGCTGATTTGGAGCCGGTCGGTAATTACGCCTTGAAAATCACTTTTTCAGACGGCCACAACAGCGGTTTATACGACTGGGCCTATCTGCACAAACTGGCGCACAATTACGACGCGCTGTGGGCGGACTACCTGCGCCGTATGGAGCTGACTGGTGCGTCCCGTATTCCTTCTCCTGACGATTTGAATGCCGAACCGAAATCCGGCCATACCTGCGGCAGCGGAGGTTGTGGCGGAAGACATTGA
- the ubiE gene encoding bifunctional demethylmenaquinone methyltransferase/2-methoxy-6-polyprenyl-1,4-benzoquinol methylase UbiE: MSDHKTHFGFSTVDENEKAGKVAEVFHSVAKNYDIMNDVMSGGLHRVWKHFTINTARLKKGDKVLDIAGGTGDLSRGWAKRVGKEGEVWLTDINSSMLTVGRDRLLNEGLILPVSLADAEKLPFPDNYFNLVSVAFGLRNMTHKDAALKEMYRVLKPGGTLLVLEFSKVYKPLEGVYDLYSFKLLPVMGKLIAKDADSYQYLAESIRMHPDQETLKQMMLDAGFDSVDYHNMSAGIVALHKGVKF, from the coding sequence ATGAGCGACCACAAAACCCATTTTGGTTTCAGTACCGTAGATGAGAACGAAAAGGCAGGCAAGGTAGCCGAAGTATTCCATTCGGTAGCGAAAAACTATGACATTATGAACGATGTGATGTCCGGCGGTCTGCACCGTGTTTGGAAGCATTTCACCATCAATACCGCACGCTTGAAAAAAGGCGACAAAGTATTGGATATTGCCGGCGGTACGGGCGATCTGTCTCGAGGCTGGGCCAAACGAGTGGGAAAAGAGGGCGAAGTCTGGCTGACTGACATCAATTCTTCGATGCTGACCGTCGGACGCGACCGACTGCTCAACGAAGGGCTGATTCTGCCCGTATCGCTGGCTGATGCTGAAAAATTACCGTTTCCCGACAACTATTTCAATCTTGTTTCCGTCGCCTTCGGTCTGCGCAACATGACACACAAAGATGCCGCGCTGAAAGAGATGTACCGTGTGTTGAAACCGGGTGGCACGCTGCTGGTATTGGAGTTTTCCAAAGTCTATAAACCGCTGGAAGGCGTGTACGACCTGTATTCCTTCAAGCTGCTGCCGGTTATGGGCAAACTGATTGCAAAAGATGCCGACAGCTATCAATATCTGGCTGAATCCATCCGTATGCATCCCGACCAAGAAACTTTGAAACAGATGATGCTGGACGCAGGGTTCGACAGCGTGGACTATCATAATATGAGCGCAGGGATTGTAGCATTGCATAAAGGCGTGAAATTTTAG
- a CDS encoding ArsC family reductase: MIELYGITNCDTVKKARNWLAENNIVYEFSDFKKNAPSEAVIRQWLEQVPLEILLNKRGTTWRKLDDTDRQATENNPDGAIRLMAENPSLIKRPVLRKEGRVYVGFSVENYQKIFSE, encoded by the coding sequence ATGATTGAATTATACGGAATCACAAATTGTGACACTGTTAAAAAGGCACGCAACTGGTTGGCTGAAAATAATATTGTGTACGAATTTTCCGATTTTAAGAAAAACGCCCCAAGCGAGGCAGTTATCCGTCAATGGCTGGAACAGGTTCCTTTGGAAATCCTGCTCAACAAACGTGGTACGACATGGCGCAAACTTGACGATACCGACCGTCAAGCTACCGAAAATAATCCGGACGGGGCGATTCGATTGATGGCGGAAAATCCAAGTTTGATCAAGCGTCCGGTTTTGCGTAAAGAGGGTAGGGTTTACGTCGGATTTTCTGTCGAAAACTATCAGAAGATTTTTTCGGAATAA
- a CDS encoding CAP domain-containing protein, with protein sequence MKSIFIWLVILAGALGLFYYQQNRYFFSDDLIHPQAGQDRSSVESLSGLGYLNFLRAAAGLNSLSNSPVLERSARRHAKYLLINPEDGHDEKHRNNQFYTGYKPSDRARKAGYYFDGVHENISTGEYRHQDGFKNTLVLHEQTDALMTAIYHRFSLLDQNIDEAGVAVEHGNGKTAVVVNQGNREFNHWCSLGRSYPEAGRRFYKNSCFNGSIVYADEIKNQTKLAYIAYPKGNFAAPDFYGEHPDPMPGYEFTGNPVSIAFSDDGGEVKMLSFKLYQGKNEIDKTKILDKYTDPNGQLTDKQFALFPLSPLEYDTAYRAVFEYSQNGKKQKAEWTFKTKKPDYPYFVVNGGETLAVKPDNIYFIHWKNHWCLRECEKITFRPRGDAKLEVLERKPGGFLVRLKGKTGTAVRLMPNEETEKAVVLLIE encoded by the coding sequence ATGAAATCCATCTTCATCTGGCTGGTAATATTAGCGGGCGCGCTTGGTCTGTTTTATTACCAGCAAAATCGCTATTTCTTTTCAGATGACCTTATCCACCCGCAAGCCGGTCAAGACCGTTCGTCCGTAGAATCTTTAAGCGGCTTGGGTTACCTTAATTTTTTGCGTGCCGCTGCCGGTTTGAATTCTCTGTCGAATTCCCCGGTATTGGAACGCTCAGCCCGAAGGCACGCCAAATATCTGCTGATCAATCCTGAAGACGGCCATGACGAAAAACATCGAAACAATCAATTTTACACAGGGTACAAGCCCTCCGACCGCGCCCGCAAGGCCGGCTATTATTTCGATGGGGTTCATGAAAACATCAGCACGGGCGAGTACCGCCATCAGGATGGATTTAAAAACACACTTGTCCTGCACGAGCAAACCGATGCCCTGATGACAGCCATTTACCACCGTTTTTCTTTGCTTGATCAAAATATTGACGAAGCGGGCGTAGCTGTTGAGCATGGCAACGGAAAAACCGCCGTCGTCGTCAATCAGGGCAACCGGGAATTCAATCATTGGTGTTCGTTAGGGCGATCTTATCCGGAAGCAGGCCGCCGTTTCTATAAAAATTCTTGTTTCAATGGCTCTATCGTTTACGCCGACGAAATTAAAAATCAAACAAAATTAGCGTATATCGCTTATCCGAAGGGAAATTTTGCCGCGCCGGATTTTTACGGCGAACATCCTGATCCCATGCCCGGTTATGAATTTACCGGAAATCCCGTCAGCATTGCATTTTCAGACGATGGGGGCGAAGTCAAGATGCTGTCGTTCAAACTTTATCAAGGCAAAAACGAAATCGACAAAACCAAAATTTTGGATAAATACACAGATCCAAACGGACAGTTGACCGACAAACAATTCGCGCTTTTCCCACTATCGCCGCTCGAATACGACACTGCCTACCGCGCCGTATTCGAATACAGTCAAAACGGTAAGAAACAGAAAGCAGAATGGACATTCAAAACCAAAAAGCCCGATTATCCTTATTTTGTCGTTAATGGCGGAGAAACGCTTGCCGTCAAACCGGATAACATTTATTTCATTCATTGGAAAAATCACTGGTGTCTTCGCGAGTGCGAAAAAATCACATTCCGCCCGCGAGGTGATGCAAAGCTTGAGGTTTTGGAACGCAAACCCGGAGGCTTCCTCGTGCGCCTCAAAGGAAAAACCGGCACAGCCGTGCGCCTGATGCCGAATGAAGAAACCGAAAAAGCAGTTGTCCTGCTTATCGAGTAA
- a CDS encoding YgfZ/GcvT domain-containing protein produces the protein MQSRLPFFSVIRVSGEDRASFLHGQLSNDINHLPINHACYATYNTPKGRVLANMVVLNRGEDLLLVMAADLAESIVKRLRMFVLRAKVEFTPLPDFAVAGMLDESCPATPPDSPSLSFEALLENGVYTIPLPHKGRLKIGEASLLPEYDAQAENAWNLHEIRSGYPWISAATKETAVAQMLNQHIIGGVHFKKGCYPGQEIIARAQYRGQVKRGLAVLSGDSLEAAGIGVVSEGAEAGQIINTALTENGSLSLAVIKFSAAQSPLTDADGNILKQQKLFFFVSEE, from the coding sequence ATGCAAAGCCGTTTACCTTTTTTCAGCGTCATCCGTGTCAGCGGAGAAGATCGCGCTTCATTTCTCCATGGCCAACTATCCAATGATATTAACCACTTACCTATAAATCATGCCTGCTACGCGACTTACAACACACCTAAGGGGCGTGTTTTGGCGAATATGGTTGTATTAAACCGAGGAGAAGATTTATTGCTGGTTATGGCGGCGGATTTGGCTGAATCTATCGTGAAACGGCTACGTATGTTCGTATTGCGCGCCAAAGTCGAATTTACCCCCCTACCCGATTTTGCCGTTGCAGGTATGCTCGATGAAAGCTGCCCTGCTACCCCGCCCGACTCACCCAGCCTTTCTTTCGAGGCATTACTGGAAAACGGTGTATATACCATTCCCCTGCCCCATAAAGGTCGTCTGAAAATCGGTGAGGCGTCGCTGCTGCCCGAATATGATGCCCAAGCCGAAAATGCGTGGAATCTGCACGAAATCCGCAGCGGCTATCCATGGATTTCTGCTGCGACCAAAGAAACCGCTGTTGCGCAAATGCTCAACCAACACATCATCGGCGGCGTACATTTCAAAAAAGGCTGTTACCCAGGTCAAGAAATTATTGCGCGCGCCCAGTATCGAGGCCAAGTAAAACGCGGGCTGGCGGTATTGAGCGGAGATTCATTGGAAGCAGCAGGTATAGGCGTGGTTTCCGAAGGTGCGGAAGCCGGACAAATCATCAACACTGCGCTAACTGAAAATGGCAGCTTAAGCCTTGCCGTCATCAAGTTTTCCGCAGCGCAATCTCCTCTTACTGATGCAGACGGTAACATATTGAAGCAGCAAAAACTTTTCTTTTTCGTTTCTGAAGAATAG
- the recR gene encoding recombination mediator RecR, translating to MSKSPDALTRLINALKVLPNVGPKSAQRMAHQLLQHKRQEAQNLVEALQYALLQVQHCRMCNNFCESDLCEICSDANRDPCRLMIVHMPADVSNMETANCHDGLYFVLMGQVSPAQGMDISHISLDKLVARLQNSKVEEIIIATNFTAEGDATAYVLAELFKPLPYKVSRLARGIPLGGELEYVDAGTLAQAVYERRMLKTDSMEE from the coding sequence ATGAGTAAATCACCCGATGCGTTGACACGCCTGATTAACGCTTTGAAAGTTCTGCCCAATGTCGGTCCCAAGTCTGCACAAAGGATGGCACATCAACTTTTGCAGCATAAACGGCAGGAAGCCCAAAATTTGGTTGAGGCTTTACAATACGCTTTGTTGCAGGTTCAGCATTGCCGGATGTGCAACAATTTTTGCGAAAGTGATTTATGTGAGATTTGTTCGGATGCCAACCGTGATCCCTGCAGGCTGATGATAGTACATATGCCTGCCGATGTTTCCAATATGGAAACCGCCAATTGCCATGACGGACTTTATTTCGTTTTAATGGGACAGGTCAGTCCTGCCCAAGGTATGGATATTTCTCATATTTCTTTAGACAAACTGGTTGCACGCCTACAAAACAGCAAAGTTGAAGAAATCATTATTGCAACCAACTTTACCGCCGAAGGTGATGCGACGGCCTATGTGTTGGCAGAACTATTCAAACCTTTGCCCTATAAAGTCAGCCGCCTTGCGCGAGGCATTCCTTTAGGAGGAGAGCTTGAATACGTCGATGCTGGTACTTTGGCACAGGCAGTATATGAACGGCGTATGTTGAAAACCGATTCGATGGAAGAGTAG
- the lolD gene encoding lipoprotein-releasing ABC transporter ATP-binding protein LolD gives MNNNIVLKCTNIGKSYRDGSLNVQVLRNLNLEVKEGEGISIIGSSGSGKSTLLHILGGLDKPSEGKITLMNQDISDMSQRQLGELRNNYLGFVYQFHHLLPEFSALENVMMPLLIGKKNKAEAETQAADMLEKVGLKQRILHRPSELSGGERQRAAIARALVTRPKCLLADEPTGNLDRKNAQNILDMMMDLKTELNTSLIVVTHDDELATRFERVMTMQDGHLQSKA, from the coding sequence ATGAATAACAATATAGTATTGAAATGCACAAATATCGGAAAAAGTTACCGGGACGGTTCATTAAACGTACAAGTATTGAGAAACCTGAATCTTGAAGTAAAAGAAGGAGAAGGTATCAGTATTATCGGTTCGTCAGGTAGCGGTAAATCAACCCTTTTACATATTTTAGGCGGTTTGGACAAACCATCAGAGGGGAAAATTACCCTGATGAATCAAGACATAAGCGATATGTCTCAGAGACAACTGGGAGAATTGCGCAATAATTATCTGGGTTTTGTTTACCAGTTCCATCATTTGCTGCCTGAATTTTCTGCACTTGAAAACGTAATGATGCCGCTTTTAATCGGCAAAAAAAACAAAGCGGAAGCAGAAACACAAGCTGCCGATATGCTCGAAAAAGTTGGATTGAAACAAAGGATATTACATCGTCCAAGCGAACTGTCAGGAGGTGAAAGACAGCGCGCTGCTATCGCAAGAGCCTTAGTTACACGCCCCAAATGCCTTCTGGCTGATGAACCGACAGGTAATTTAGATAGGAAAAATGCCCAAAACATTTTGGACATGATGATGGATCTGAAAACAGAATTAAATACAAGTCTGATTGTTGTTACTCATGATGATGAGCTTGCTACGCGGTTTGAAAGAGTAATGACCATGCAGGATGGACATTTACAAAGTAAGGCATAA
- a CDS encoding anaerobic C4-dicarboxylate transporter family protein produces the protein MFFIQFAIVLVCILIGAQVGGIGLGVLGGVGLAVLAFGFHLEPTSPPIDVMLMIMAVVSAAASMQASGGLDYMIKIATRVLHRNPKYITFIAPAVTYLFTVLAGTGHVAYSVLPVIAEVSRRNGIRPSRPLTMAVIASQFAIVASPIAAAVVACVTYLEPQHITMADVLKVTVPSTILGIGLACVFVNKLGKELKDDPHYQALLKDPEYVKANEKDSVEVSNAPVSKEAKLSVGIFLAAALLVVVMGAVPELRPTFQTEEGAKLMGMAHTIEIVMLSAAALIILLCKPNGNAITKGSVFHAGMRAVIAVFGVAWLGDTLMHGHLAEVKETVSHLVETAPWTFAFALFILSVLVNSQGATVATLFPIGISLGIPAPIIIGTFVAVNGYFFIPNYGPIIAAIDFDSTGSTKIGKFIFNHSFMIPGLLSMVFSLAFGLLLANYFF, from the coding sequence ATGTTTTTTATCCAGTTCGCCATCGTACTGGTGTGTATCTTAATCGGCGCGCAGGTCGGCGGTATCGGTTTGGGCGTACTCGGCGGTGTCGGGCTGGCGGTTTTGGCCTTTGGTTTTCATCTTGAGCCGACCAGTCCGCCGATTGACGTGATGCTGATGATTATGGCGGTCGTTTCTGCCGCCGCATCGATGCAGGCAAGCGGCGGCTTGGACTACATGATTAAAATCGCCACCCGCGTTTTACACCGCAATCCGAAATACATTACCTTCATCGCGCCTGCGGTCACATACCTGTTTACCGTATTGGCAGGTACAGGACATGTCGCATATTCGGTATTGCCCGTTATTGCCGAAGTCAGCCGCCGCAACGGTATCCGCCCGTCGCGCCCGTTGACGATGGCGGTCATCGCGTCACAATTTGCCATTGTTGCCAGCCCGATTGCGGCCGCGGTCGTTGCCTGCGTTACCTACCTTGAGCCTCAACACATTACCATGGCTGATGTGCTGAAAGTGACTGTTCCTTCAACTATTCTCGGTATCGGTCTCGCCTGCGTATTCGTCAACAAGCTCGGCAAAGAGTTGAAAGACGACCCGCATTATCAGGCGTTGCTGAAAGACCCGGAATATGTAAAAGCCAATGAAAAAGATTCGGTTGAAGTATCCAATGCGCCCGTCAGCAAAGAGGCGAAACTTTCAGTCGGGATTTTCCTTGCTGCTGCGTTGCTGGTGGTGGTCATGGGTGCCGTACCGGAGTTGCGCCCGACCTTCCAAACGGAAGAAGGGGCTAAACTGATGGGCATGGCGCACACCATCGAAATCGTCATGCTTTCCGCTGCCGCGCTGATTATCCTGCTTTGCAAACCGAATGGTAACGCGATTACCAAAGGCTCGGTGTTCCATGCGGGGATGCGCGCCGTTATCGCCGTATTCGGCGTGGCATGGCTGGGCGACACATTGATGCACGGTCATTTGGCCGAAGTCAAAGAAACCGTGTCGCATTTGGTCGAAACCGCGCCGTGGACTTTTGCGTTTGCCCTGTTCATTTTGTCCGTCTTGGTCAACAGCCAAGGGGCGACCGTTGCAACGCTGTTCCCCATCGGTATTTCGCTGGGCATTCCCGCTCCGATTATCATCGGCACGTTTGTCGCGGTGAACGGCTATTTCTTCATCCCGAACTACGGTCCGATTATCGCGGCGATTGATTTTGACAGCACGGGTTCGACCAAAATCGGCAAATTTATTTTCAACCACAGCTTTATGATTCCCGGCCTCTTGAGCATGGTGTTCAGTTTGGCATTCGGTTTGCTGCTGGCGAATTACTTCTTTTAA
- a CDS encoding lipoprotein-releasing ABC transporter permease subunit encodes MVSLETWIGLRYLRAKKRNGFMSFITMISIIGIALGVTALITVLSVMNGFQKEIRGQLLNVAPHAEIGYYDNGNGLGWQNLREIVKDKKEVLASAPYISDQALLANAGEVRGVQIRGILPSEEKNVVDYGKDMPAGSFDSLKPGNFDIILGEGLAQALGAEVGGKVTVITPEGNVTPAGVVPRLKQFNVVGLVKTGVYEVDNSLAMTHIQDAQVLYRLGENFGGLRLKLADPQNAPSFTVNLIPPSKKDSIWVRDWTFNNRSYFEAVELEKRMMFIILTLIIAVAAFNLVSSLVMAVTEKQADIAILRTLGLAPSGVMKIFMVQGAFAGFFGTLIGVVCGVLLGWNVGKIVAFFEKIFGVHLINSQIYFIDYLPSDVNMRDVAVISCISLGLAFLATLYPSWRAAKTQPAEALRYE; translated from the coding sequence ATGGTTTCTTTGGAAACATGGATCGGACTTCGCTATCTCAGGGCGAAAAAACGCAATGGATTCATGTCGTTTATCACCATGATTTCAATTATCGGTATTGCATTAGGCGTTACCGCTCTGATTACCGTACTGTCTGTAATGAACGGTTTTCAAAAGGAAATCAGAGGGCAGTTACTGAATGTCGCCCCTCATGCTGAAATCGGTTATTACGATAATGGCAATGGGTTAGGGTGGCAAAACCTTCGTGAAATCGTCAAAGATAAAAAAGAAGTGCTGGCAAGCGCGCCTTACATATCCGATCAAGCCTTGCTTGCCAATGCGGGGGAAGTTAGAGGGGTTCAAATCCGCGGTATCTTACCATCCGAAGAAAAGAATGTTGTAGATTATGGAAAAGATATGCCTGCGGGCAGTTTCGACAGTCTGAAACCCGGTAACTTCGATATTATTTTAGGAGAAGGCCTGGCTCAAGCTTTAGGCGCGGAAGTCGGAGGAAAAGTTACCGTTATCACCCCTGAGGGCAATGTTACCCCCGCAGGCGTCGTACCTCGTCTGAAACAGTTCAACGTCGTAGGCTTAGTCAAAACAGGCGTATATGAAGTAGACAATTCCCTGGCGATGACGCATATCCAAGATGCCCAAGTATTGTATAGATTGGGTGAAAATTTCGGCGGGCTGCGCCTGAAACTGGCTGATCCGCAAAATGCTCCCTCGTTTACTGTAAATTTAATCCCGCCTTCCAAAAAAGATTCAATTTGGGTTAGAGACTGGACGTTCAATAACCGCAGCTACTTTGAAGCAGTAGAGTTGGAAAAACGCATGATGTTCATCATCCTGACGTTGATTATCGCCGTTGCAGCCTTCAATTTGGTATCGTCCTTAGTGATGGCGGTAACGGAGAAACAAGCCGATATTGCCATTTTGCGCACATTGGGTCTTGCGCCATCAGGAGTTATGAAAATTTTCATGGTACAAGGGGCTTTTGCAGGCTTTTTTGGAACGCTTATCGGCGTGGTATGCGGCGTATTACTCGGTTGGAATGTCGGCAAAATCGTTGCATTCTTTGAAAAAATTTTCGGTGTTCACCTTATCAACTCGCAAATCTATTTTATCGACTATTTGCCCAGCGACGTAAACATGCGGGATGTGGCGGTTATTTCCTGTATTTCTTTAGGATTGGCATTCCTTGCCACACTTTATCCAAGTTGGCGTGCAGCCAAAACACAACCGGCGGAGGCCTTACGATATGAATAA
- a CDS encoding SurA N-terminal domain-containing protein: protein MFHTVEKYKTPAQILLGLIALTFIGFGVETARNSGSDYIVKVGSEKISDYTLNNAVQADQAAGGGQSREAIFSGLVQRAYLKEGAKMMGIDVSMDQVKQAIVDDPAFHDANGKFSQALFTQYLSQRHISEDQFIDDLREQFALQNLINLVQNGAIISDSQAEQLIKLTQSNRTIRSFTFRPETFAAQVKTDDATLQRYYEAHKKDYLIPQAVKLEYVALNAAHLAEKQSVSADEVKKVFDEEVAALPQNAPKPEFDKEKARIEAALKLKKASADFNAAKEKLAEEAFNHPNSLDEAAKKLGLKIETSDQWLTQADAKAAGMPDALISAAFSEDVLKKKHNSDIINIDNNIVWVIRAKEVREEKTAGFTEARDKVQTAYIRSESVKLAEKKAQETLADLKAGKNVDLQWSPVEQLSAQDARKSMPPEAYNELIKARPANGKPAFALLEGLPSPVIMEVQSIAAPENVSAQIPAAKQALVQNQSANIFSRLLQYLSKQIEQVQGSQKLDNSAE from the coding sequence ATGTTCCATACCGTTGAAAAATATAAAACTCCCGCCCAAATCCTACTGGGTCTGATTGCGTTGACCTTTATCGGCTTTGGTGTTGAAACTGCGAGAAACTCCGGCTCCGACTATATCGTCAAGGTCGGCAGCGAAAAAATAAGCGACTATACCTTGAATAATGCCGTACAGGCGGATCAGGCCGCAGGCGGCGGGCAAAGCCGCGAAGCCATATTTAGCGGGCTGGTTCAGCGTGCCTATCTGAAAGAGGGCGCAAAGATGATGGGCATAGATGTGTCTATGGATCAGGTTAAACAGGCTATTGTCGATGATCCGGCATTTCATGATGCCAACGGTAAATTCAGTCAAGCATTGTTTACGCAATATCTGAGCCAACGCCATATATCCGAAGACCAATTTATTGATGATTTGCGCGAGCAGTTTGCCTTGCAAAATTTGATTAACTTGGTTCAAAACGGGGCAATTATCAGCGATTCTCAGGCAGAGCAGCTGATTAAGCTGACTCAGTCAAACCGTACCATCCGTTCATTTACATTCAGACCGGAAACATTTGCGGCACAAGTCAAAACGGATGATGCCACTTTGCAACGTTATTATGAAGCGCATAAAAAAGATTATCTGATTCCCCAAGCCGTGAAGCTTGAATACGTTGCCCTTAATGCAGCTCATTTGGCGGAGAAACAAAGCGTCAGTGCGGATGAGGTCAAAAAAGTATTCGACGAAGAAGTTGCCGCATTGCCACAAAATGCCCCCAAGCCTGAGTTCGATAAAGAAAAAGCACGCATTGAGGCTGCTTTGAAACTTAAAAAAGCCTCCGCCGATTTTAATGCCGCCAAAGAAAAGCTTGCTGAAGAAGCTTTTAACCATCCGAATTCCTTAGATGAGGCGGCGAAAAAACTAGGTTTGAAAATCGAAACTTCCGATCAATGGCTGACGCAGGCCGATGCCAAAGCGGCAGGTATGCCCGATGCGTTGATTAGCGCGGCATTCAGCGAAGATGTCTTGAAGAAAAAACACAATTCAGACATTATCAATATTGACAACAATATTGTTTGGGTCATTCGCGCCAAAGAAGTCCGTGAAGAAAAAACAGCCGGATTTACCGAAGCGAGAGATAAAGTTCAGACTGCCTATATCCGTAGCGAATCGGTAAAACTTGCCGAGAAGAAAGCGCAAGAAACTTTGGCGGACTTGAAAGCAGGAAAGAACGTAGATTTACAATGGTCGCCCGTTGAGCAGTTGTCAGCACAGGACGCTCGAAAATCCATGCCGCCCGAAGCCTACAACGAATTGATCAAAGCCCGCCCTGCGAATGGCAAACCGGCTTTTGCTTTGTTGGAAGGGTTGCCTTCGCCGGTTATTATGGAAGTTCAAAGCATTGCTGCACCGGAAAATGTTTCTGCACAAATTCCCGCTGCCAAACAGGCTTTGGTACAAAATCAATCTGCCAATATATTCAGCCGGTTGCTGCAATATCTGAGTAAGCAGATTGAGCAGGTTCAAGGTTCGCAAAAACTGGATAATTCTGCCGAATAA